One window of the Colletotrichum destructivum chromosome 6, complete sequence genome contains the following:
- a CDS encoding Putative DnaJ domain, Chaperone J-domain superfamily gives MANTGAPPNYYKILGISEAATTQQVRDAYKKAALKTHPDRVPADSPERATRTRKFQLVNDAYYTLSDTQRRREYDAQRNIFGASAGATYGDFADDDDPAEEVPPQAGAGAGPGNAQNAYSWAWNFFTGGKQDQNQEKREKADSQQFGDVFEEMLREEGMAEEGTNRPTGSFWSMMGGLSGGALGFIVGNMPGAFAGAVAGNRLGAVRDAKGKSVYAVFQELPQPDRARLLTQLAAKIFSHTVGA, from the exons ATGGCGAACACCGGCGCCCCTCCCAACTACT ACAAGATCCTCGGAATCTCAGAGGCGGCCACAACCCAACAAGTTCGCGATGCGTACAAGAA AGCAGCTTTGAAGACGCACCCCGACCGGGTCCCCGCCGACTCCCCCGAGCGAGCGACCCGCACCCGCAAGTTCCAGCTCGTCAACGACGCATACTACACACTCTCCGACACCCAGAGACGGCGCGAGTATGACGCCCAGCGAAACATTTTTGGCGCGTCGGCCGGCGCGACGTACGGCGACtttgccgacgacgacgaccccgCCGAGGAGGTGCCCCCGCaagccggggccggggccggtCCCGGCAACGCCCAGAACGCCTACTCCTGGGCATGGAACTTCTTCACGGGGGGCAAGCAGGACCAGAACCAGGAGAAGCGCGAGAAGGCGGACAGCCAGCAGTTCGGCGACGTGTTCGAGGAGATGCTGCGCGAGGAGggcatggccgaggagggcacGAACCGGCCGACGGGTTCCTTCTGGAGCATGATGGGCGGCCTGAGCGGCGGTGCGCTGGGGTTTATTGTCGGCAACATGCCCGGCGCGTTCGCGGGAGCTGTCGCCGGGAACaggctcggcgccgtccgggacgccaagggcaagagTGTCTACGCCGTGTTCCAG GAGCTTCCTCAGCCGGACCGTGCGAGGTTGCTCACCCAGCTGGCTGCCAAGATTTTCAGCCATACCGTCGGAGCTTAA
- a CDS encoding Putative short-chain dehydrogenase/reductase SDR, NAD(P)-binding domain superfamily: protein MSMSTEDCQKTREGFPRPFPDTPSNVLDQLRVTGKVIVVTGAADGIGFAVSEAMAEAGGNVALWYNSNDAAIQKAQDLASTHKIKTSAYKVDVSDSTQVQETIAKVLKDFGKIDVFVANAGMAISKPILEQTLDEYRKQMSVNVDGIVYCSKYAGEVFKSQGFGNLIITSSMSGHIVNVPVDQPVYNATKAYVTHFGKSLAREWREFARVNIVSPGFFDTKMGAGPQALQEAYRMAALGRQGHTKEIKGLYLYLASDASTYMTGSDVLIDGGYVLP from the exons ATGTCTATGTCCACGGAAGACTGCCAGAAGACCCGCGAGGGCTTCCCCCGCCCTTTCCCCGACACCCCGTCCAACGTTCTGGACCAGCTCCGTGTGACCGGCAAGGTCATCGTGGTTACCGGTGCGGCAGACGGTATTGGATTCGCAGTctccgaggccatggccgaggccggcggcaacgttGCACTATGGTACAATTC AAATGACGCCGCCATTCAGAAAGCACAGGACTTGGCGAGCACGCACAAGATCAAGACGTCGGCTTACAAGGTTGATG TGTCCGACTCAACACAAGTTCAAGAAACCATCGCCAAGGTCCTGAAAGACTTTGGCAAGATTGACGTTTTCGTCGCAAACGCCG GCATGGCTATCTCGAAGCCCATTCTGGAACAGACCCTGGACGAGTACAGGAAGCAGATGTCCGTCAACGTGGACGGGATCGTCTACTGCTCCAAGtacgccggcgaggtcttCAAGAGCCAGGGGTTCGGCAACCTCATCATCACGTCGAGCATGAGCGGCCACATCGTCAACGTGCCCGTGGACCAGCCCGTCTACAATGCGACCAAGGCGTACGTCACGCACTTTGGCAAGTCGCTGGCCCGCGAGTGGCGGGAGTTCGCCCGTGTCAACATCGTCTCCcccggcttcttcgacacGAAGATGGGCGCGGGGCCCCAAGCCCTGCAGGAGGCGTATCGCATGGCGGCCCTCGGCAGGCAGGGTCACACcaaggagatcaagggcTTGTATCTCTACCTGGCGAGTGACGCCTCCACTTACATGACGGGAAGCGACGTGctcatcgacggcgggtaTGTCTTGCCCTAG
- a CDS encoding Putative alpha-L-arabinofuranosidase, glycosyl hydrolase, all-beta, glycoside hydrolase superfamily, which produces MVPFSCHPCVFATPPNHKQPGSKMVSLKSALLAATYAVSAAAVDITVKASGGNATSGHQYGFLHEDINNSGDGGIYAELIRNRAFQFSPRFPVSLDGWHPVNGAKLTLKNLSEPLSAALPVSVNVAGGNGSGSIGIKNDGYWGMDVKVQKYTGSFWVKGAYDGVFTASLQSALTDDVFGSVEIQSKASADEWVEHEVELIPEKDAPNSNNTFAVTFDPAGAADGSLDFNLISLFPPTYKGRKNGLRIDIAESLAGLHPSLLRFPGGNMLEGLDNKTYWDWKDTLGPLKDRPGFQGVWGYQQTHGLGLVEYLEWAKDMDMDVVIGVWAGLALNGDVTAKEDLQPFIDDALDQIEFIRGPVDSKWGARRAELGHPEPFTLEYVEIGNEDWLAGYPGGWTSYKEYRFPMFMEAIRAKYPDITVISSGATTDGDGFDIPAPGIGDYHPYRTPNALVDEFDRFDNDIGHIVGEVAATHPNGGTGWDGDLMPFPWWIGTVGEAVSLIGYERNADRIPGTFYAPVLRNMNRWQWAVTIVQFAADPALTTRSTSWFVWELFAAHPLSHTLPTVGDFGPAYWVAGKNEAKGSLIWKGAVYNTTDSADVDINVQFEGVTAGTTASLTVLANPGGDPFAYNDPHTGVNVVASNTTTVTANEDGIFAFSLPELSVAVLDTKGSTGGCRTARSLRRFQS; this is translated from the exons ATGGTTCCTTTCTCTTGCCACCCTTGCGTCTTTGCAACCCCCCCAAATCACAAGCAACCGGGAAGCAAGATGGTGTCACTCAAGTCGGCCCTCTTGGCCGCGACCTACGCCGTTTCggctgctgccgtcgacATCACCGTCAAGGCGTCTGGTGGCAACGCTACCAGTGGCCACCAGTACGGTTTCCTCCACGAG GACATCAACAACTCtggtgacggcggcatcTATGCCGAGTTGATCCGCAACCGAGCCTTCCAATTCAGCCCGAGGTTCCCCGTTTCCCTCGACGGCTGGCAccccgtcaacggcgccaagTTGACCCTCAAGAACCTCAGCGAGCCCCTCTCCGCCGCTCTCCCCGTCTCCGTCAACGTCGCCGGGGGCAATGGCTCCGGGTCCATCGGTATCAAGAACGACGGCTACTGGGGCATGGATGTCAAGGTGCAGAAGTACACCGGCTCCTTCTGGGTCAAGGGCGCCTATGACGGCGTCTTCACCGCGTCTCTGCAGTCCGCTCTGACCGACGACGTGTTCGGGTCCGTTGAGATCCAGTCAAAGGCCTCGGCCGATGAGTGGGTTGAGCACGAGGTCGAGCTCATCCCCGAGAAGGATGCTCCtaacagcaacaacacttTCGCTGTCACTTTTGATCCTGCG GGCGCTGCCGACGGTTCGCTCGACTTCAACCTAATCAGCCTGTTCCCTCCCACGTACAAGGGCCGTAAGAACGGTCTGAGAATCGATATTGCCGAGTCCTTGGCCGGTCTGCATCCG AGTCTGCTCCGATTCCCCGGTGGCAACATGCTCGAGGGTCTGGACAACAAGACCTACTGGGACTGGAAGGACACCCTCGGCCCCCTCAAGGACCGCCCCGGCTTCCAGGGTGTTTGGGGTTACCAACAGACTCACGGCCTGGGTCTCGTCGAGTATCTCGAGTGGGCCAaggacatggacatggacgtTGTCATTGGTGTCTGGGCAGGCCTTGCTCTCAACGGCGATGTCACCGCCAAGGAGGACCTCCAGCCCTTCATtgacgacgcccttgacCAAATCGAGTTCATCCGCGGCCCTGTCGACTCCAAATGGGGtgcccgccgcgccgagctCGGCCACCCGGAGCCCTTCACGCTGGAATACGTCGAGATCGGCAACGAGGACTGGCTCGCCGGCTACCCCGGCGGCTGGACGTCCTACAAGGAGTACCGCTTCCCCATGTTCATGGAGGCCATCAGGGCCAAGTACCCGGACATCACCGTCATCTCCTCTGGGGCGACcacggacggcgacggcttcgacATCCCGGCGCCCGGCATCGGCGACTACCACCCGTACCGCACGCCCAAcgcgctcgtcgacgagttCGACCGCTTCGACAACGACATTGGCCACATTGTCGGTGAGGTCGCCGCTACCCACCccaacggcggcaccggctGGGACGGCGACCTGATGCCCTTCCCCTGGTGGATCGGcaccgtcggcgaggccgtctccCTCATCGGCTACGAGCGCAACGCCGACCGCATCCCCGGCACCTTCTACGCCCCCGTCCTCCGCAACATGAACCGCTGGCAGTGGGCCGTCACCATTGTCCAGTTTGCCGCCGACCCGGCCCTGACCACCCGCTCCACCAGCTGGTTCGTCTGGGAGCTCTTCGCCGCCCACCCGCTCTCCCACACCCTGCCCACCGTCGGCGACTTCGGCCCCGCGTACTGGGTCGCCGGCAagaacgaggccaagggcagcCTGATCTGGAAGGGCGCCGTCTACAACACCACCGACagcgccgacgtcgacatcaacgTCCAGTTCGAGGGCGTCACCGCCGGCACGACCGCCTCGCTGACCGTTCTCGCCAACCCCGGCGGCGACCCCTTTGCGTACAACGACCCCCACACCGGCGTCAACGTCGTTGCcagcaacaccaccaccgtcacgGCCAACGAGGACGGCATCTTCGCCTTCAGCCTCCCCGAGCTCAgcgtcgccgttctcgacACCAAAGGCTCGACGGGCGGATGCAGGACCGCGCGGTCTCTTAGACGCTTCCAATCTTAG
- a CDS encoding Putative anthrone oxygenase, with translation MSVSAYVAAFGRAPPAACALGAGLVVTSSLLFGNVGLTLTGPLPIIRDQLGTSSLSAKQKVRVWRLFFDEAADTRLGGNQRYVVVGTGLTAALHLGAFALGESPISRRLALMSALCSVIVLPYTAMAIMPTNKALIALDDKVALSEMDRRKSGKLIEKWDRLHKVRFLMYSGAWLCGLAAFTAAL, from the exons ATGTCCGTATCAGCCTACGTCGCCGCATTCGGCAGGgcaccgccggccgcgtgtgcgctcggcgccggcctcgtcgttaCATCATCGCTCCTCTTTGGCAACGTCGGGCTCACCCTCACAGGGCCGCTGCCCATCATCAGGGACCAGCTCGGGACCAGCTCGTTGAGCGCGAAGCAGAAAGTGAGGGTATGGAggctcttcttcgacgaAGCCGCT GACACTCGCTTGGGGGGCAACCAGAGATACGTTGTTGTCGGCACCGGtttgacggcggcgttgcaCCTGGGGGCGTTTGCGCTGGGGGAGTCGCCCATCTCCCGGCGGCTCGCCCTCATGTCCGCGCTCTGCAGCGTCATCGTCCTGCCCTACacggccatggccatcatgcCGACCAACAAGGCTCTCATTGCGCTGGACGACAAGGTGGCGCTTTCCGAGATGGACAGGAGGAAGAGCGGCAAGCTGATTGAGAAGTGGGATCGCCTGCACAAGGTCCGCTTCCTGATGTATTCTGGCGCGTGGCTCTGCGGCCTTGCCGCGTTTACGGCTGCTCTATGA
- a CDS encoding Putative Tail specific protease, ClpP/crotonase-like domain superfamily, with product MRFTWWTLASAAAVLAVPAPQGGQQSPTPTSSSGAPTAPASPNANNACAQIQPKAQEFLQASPKASPQVPAQLAFDCLQSVPNKPGPAKDLIKSVKAYAQWQSTLAWLKSPPASYMLPATDIEAGLDDIERKAEAGQYKSEYEFQLAIFQLIASAHDGHFAFRGDVFKGFSFRNKLAQDIVSVSRDGVEVPKLYHLSQLQNGTSAPAIVRINGQDAVTLISDLNLKFSGFQDPDSQWNANFRSYASNESFLVVAASLAFQGNKVTFTYDNGEERSEDSFALIRKGANFTGVNSGEDYYNRFCNPESAPKPTPSAPGTMPNQTNPNAPSKPSGPPPPPKPTIEGYPFPVVRDSGANTTAGYFLNGTGYDDVAVLAVSAFAPPDSIDAVEYLTNFQSTVAAFLAKSKETGKKRLVIDVAANGGGFVVAGYELFAQLFPEVTRFQANNLRLSEGIVNLARLAAAIPSNFTPSTPEEKEAIEALSASAVVSNLLPGSIYTPDGQAFTTVDQILAPVSLNGESFTAYQQAPLNDTDPTYNLTGVGTKANPPPRVFDPENIVLFTDGTCGSTCTLFAYLMILQMGVKTTVVGGRPNTGIMQSIAGVEGAQVFAFNDITADAKAIIALAPKDKKEEIMAGELGELAKGYAIKRATDPKNGGGINAKNAFSMSDAKTPLQFLWEPANCRIFHTRESLFKPDAAWKRVVDATWSNPMQFCVAGSQVPVTKNATMDPQYRQSKNNTGLPVQATAAEGVSGAGLRLAVLIAVFTVAVLSL from the exons ATGAGGTTCACCTGGTGGactttggcctcggccgccgccgtgttggcggtgccggcTCCTCAGGGAGGTCAGCAATCGCCAACCCCGACATCCAGCAGCGGCGCCCCAACGGCGCCCGCATCGcccaacgccaacaacgccTGCGCTCAGATCCAGCCCAAGGCTCAGGAGTTCCTCCAGGCGAGCCCGAAAG CATCCCCCCAAGTCCCCGCGCAACTGGCCTTCGACTGCCTCCAATCCGTGCCAAACAAGCCGGGCCCGGCCAAGGACCTGATCAAGAGTGTCAAGGCCTACGCGCAATGGCAGTCGACCCTGGCCTGGCTcaagtcgccgccggcgtcgtaCATGCTGCCGGCCACCGACATTGAGGCCGGTCTAGACGACATCGAGaggaaggccgaggccggccagtACAAGAGCGAGTACGAATTCCAGCTCGCCATCTTCCAGCTCATCGCCTCGGCCCACGACGGCCACTTTGCCTTCCGTGGCGACGTGTTCAAGGGCTTCAGCTTCCGCAACAAGCTTGCCCAGGACATCGTCTCCGTGtcccgcgacggcgtcgaggtccccAAGCTGTACCATCTGT CCCAGCTCCAGAacggcacctcggcccccgCCATCGTTAGGATCAACGGCCAAGATGCCGTCACCCTCATCTCCGACCTCAACCTCAAGTTCAGCGGCTTCCAGGACCCGGACTCGCAGTGGAATGCCAACTTCCGGTCGTACGCTTCCAACGAgagcttcctcgtcgtcgccgcctccctcgccttccAGGGCAACAAGGTGACGTTCACCTacgacaacggcgaggagcGCTCCGAGGACAGCTTCGCCCTCATCCGCAAGGGCGCCAACTTCACCGGCGTCAACAGCGGCGAGGACTACTACAACAGGTTCTGCAACCCGGAGAGCGCGCCCAAGCCcacgccctcggccccggGCACGATGCCGAACCAGACGAACCCCAACGCGCCGTCCAAGCCCagcggcccgccgccgcctcccaagCCGACCATCGAGGGATACCCCTTCCCCGTTGTCcgcgacagcggcgccaaCACGACCGCCGGCTACTTCTTGAACGGCACCGGCtacgacgacgtcgccgtgctcgccgtctcggcctttGCTCCCCCCGACtccatcgacgccgtcgagtACTTGACCAACTTCCAGAGCACCGtggccgccttcttggccaaGAGCAAGGAGACCGGGAAGAAGCGTCTCGTgatcgacgtcgccgccaacggaggcggcttcgtcgtcgccgggtACGAGTTGTTCGCCCAG CTTTTCCCCGAAGTCACCCGCTTCCAGGCAAACAATCTCCGTCTGTCTGAGGGCATCGTCAACTTGGCCCGCCTGGCGGCCGCCATCCCGTCCAACTtcacgccgtcgacgcccgaggagaaggaggcgatCGAGGCGCTgagcgccagcgccgtcgtcagcaacctcctccccggcaGCATCTACACGCCGGACGGGCAGGCCTTCACGACGGTCGACCAGATCCTCGCGCCCGTCTCTCTCAATGGCGAGAGCTTCACGGCCTACCAACAGGCGCCCCTCAACGATACGGATCCCACCTACAACCTCACGGGCGTCGGCACCAAGGCGAATCCGCCCCCGCGCGTCTTCGACCCGGAAAACATCGTCCTCTTCACCGACGGCACCTGCGGCTCCACCTGCACCCTCTTCGCCTACCTCATGATCCTGCAGATGGGCGTCAAGaccaccgtcgtcggcggccgccccaACACGGGCATCATGCAGtccatcgccggcgtcgagggcgcccaGGTCTTCGCCTTCAACGACATTACAgccgacgccaaggccatcatcgccctcgcccccaaggacaagaaggaggagatcatggccggcgagcttggcgagctggccaagggcTACGCCATCAAGCGTGCCACGGATCccaagaacggcggcggcatcaacgCGAAGAACGCCTTTTCCATGTCCGACGCCAAGACCCCGCTGCAGTTCCTGTGGGAGCCCGCCAACTGTCGCATCTTCCACACCCGCGAGTCGCTCTTCAAGCCCGATGCCGCCTGGAAgcgcgtcgtcgatgccACCTGGAGCAACCCGATGCAGTTCTGCGTCGCCGGCAGCCAGGTGCCCGTCACCAAAAACGCCACCATGGATCCCCAGTACAGGCAGAGCAAGAACAACACTGGTCTGCCCGTCCAGGCTActgccgccgagggcgtgtCCGGCGCCGGTCTGAGGCTCGCCGTCCTCATTGCCGTGTTCACCGTGGCGGTGTTGAGTTTGTAG